GGCGCCTCAAAGTCCACCCACTTAGCTATGATCATGGTTCTCACACGGATAGCACGGCGGGTACGGAGCGAATTCCCGTCGACGGCCCCGCACCGTCGCGACCCCGTCTGTGTCGATCGCCCGACGTGACTGGTAAGCCGGCGACTACCGACGCGTGACGCAGGCAGATCGGTCACTCGGAGGCGGGAATCCCGATCGCTGACCGGGCTGTCGACGCGACTCGCGCCGCTATCGCGTCACGAGAAGGCCGACAGTCCGGTCGAACTGACTGGGATCGCCACGGATCTCGTGACGCCACAGGCGTCACTCGAAGGCGGCGATTCCAGTCAGATCCTCCCCGAGGATGAGCGAGTGGATGTCGTGGGTCCCCTCGTAGGTGTACACCGTCTCCAGGTTGCTCATGTGACGCATCGGCGAGTAGTCGGTCGTGATCCCGTTGCCGCCGAGCATCTCGCGGGCGACGCGCGCCTGATCGCGGGCCATCCGGACGTTGTTGCGCTTGGCCATCGACACCTGCTGGGGGCGCAGGTCGCCGCGCTCCTTCAGATCCGCGAGCCGGTACGCGAGCAGCTGCGCGAGGGTGATCTGCGTCGCCATCTCCGCGAGCTTCTCCTGTTGGATCTGGAAGCGGGCGATGGGGCCGCCGAACTGGTCGCGCTCGGTCTGGTACTCGCGGGCCGTCTCGAAGCAGTCGCGGGCGGCGCCGACGGCGCCCCAGGCGATGCCGTACCGGGCCTGCGTGAGACACGACAGCGGCCCCTTCATCCCCGTCACGTCGGGGAGAACGTTCCCCTCGGGGACGCGCACGTCGTCGAGGACGATCCCGCCCGTGACCGACGCGCGCATCGAGAGCTTCTCCTCGATCTTCGGCGTCTTGACGCCGTCGCGGTCGGTCTCGACGAGGAACCCCCGAACGGGCGATCCGTCGTCGGAGGTCAGTTTCGCCCACACGACCGCCACGTCCGCGATGGGCGAGTTGGTGATCCACGTCTTCTCGCCGTTCAGGACGAAGCCGTCGGCGTCGCGTTCGGCGCGCGTCTCAATCCCCGAGGGGTTCGAGCCGTGCTCCGGCTCCGTCAGGCCGAAGCAGCCGACGACCTCGCCCTGGCCGAGCGCGGGGAGCCACTCCTCCTTCTGGGCGTCGCTGCCGAACGCGTGGATCGGGTACATCACGAGTGCGCCCTGGACGCTCGCCATCGAGCGCAGCCCGGAGTCGCACGCCTCCAGCTCCTGCATCAGCAGGCCGTACGCTCGCTCGGAGACGTTCGGGGAGCCGTACCCCTCCAGGTTCGGCGCGTAGAAGCCGAGCTCGCCCATCTCGGGGATGAGGTCCGTGGGGAAGGTCCCCGCCTCGTAGTGGTCGGCGATGTCGGGGGCGACCTCCTCGGCGACGAACTCCCGGGCCGTATCGCGGATCAGCTTCTCCTCGGCCGAGAGATCCGCCTCCAGACCGACGTAATCGAGCATACGAGGAATCGGTGACACGTCGACAAATGGGTGTCGGGATCTGCCGGATCCTTCGTGAGGAACGCGGTCGGTCGGCCGAGTCCCTCCGGGGAGGTGGGCCGCCCCCGCGGGCGCGGCGCACGGAAGGCTTACCAACTCCACCGCGAAAGAGGAACGACGAATGGCCGACATGCCCTCCTCCATCCCGGGGATCGGCGGGCCGTGGTCCCGCGGCGACGACGGCGACCGCGACCCGCGGGTCATCGGCGTCGACGGCGACGACGCCGACGCCGTCCTCGCGGCGCTGTCCTCGGACACCGCACGCGCGATCCTCTCCGCGCTTCACGACAGCCCCGGCCCCGCCAGCGACGTGGCCGACCGCGTCGACACGTCGCTGCAGAACACCCAGTACCACCTGAAGCGCCTCCGCGATGCGGGCGTCGTCGAGGTGGTCGACACCGTCTACTCCCAGAAAGGCCGCGAGATGGACGTGTACGCTCCCGCCGACGGGCCGCTCGTGCTCGTCGCCGGTCCGGAGTCCGAGGCCTCGGGGATCCGCGCGACGCTCAGCCGACTGCTCGGCGGGATCGGCGCGGTCGGCCTCGGCGCCGTCGTCGTCGAGACCGCCCTCGGGGGCCCGTTCGCGCCCACGGTCGGGTTCGGCTCGGCCGGCGGCGCCGACGGCGCGGCCGGCGACGGCACCGACGTGAGCGTCGAATCGACGAACGCGACCGCCACGGAGGCCCCTGCCGACGACGCCGCGACGCCGACGCCGACCGAGTCCGCCGGCGACGGCGGGATGGGGATCCAGGAGGCGACCGAGACCGCCGCGGAGACGGCGACGCCCGCGGCGACGCCCACCCCCGACCCGACCGCGACCGAGGTGGCCCGCGACACGACGTACGCCGTCGCCGCCGACGCCGGGCCGACGCTGGTCGACCAGCTCGCCGCCTCGCCGGGGTTCCTGTTCCTGTGTGGCGGCCTGCTCGCGCTCGCGGTCGTGGCGCTGGTCGCCCGACGCCGCGGCGGGGCGTGAGCCGGCGGTGCGGTCGATCGCCGGCCATGCCGGCGGTTCACCACGCCGGTGCCCGCTGCCCGCCGTCGCCGTCGCGGTGACTAAAAACGGCGTTTGACCATAGAGAAAGTACTTGACACGAGCGCCGTTACGAGGTAGTACCGGTTCCCGGTGGCGCGCCGGCCCTCCGTTCGCGGTTCCCCGAATCGGCCCTCCACCCGCCGCGCCCAGGTCACACACCAGCCACCGTCTCCCCGACGCCCGCAGACCGGGTGCGCGGACGGCCGGCGACCCGGGAGCCAGGTCCCCGTTGACGCGACCCGCACGTTCGGCGCACGGCGAGACGATCGGCAGACGCCGTCTCACTACGCGTCCGTCCCCCGCCGAGCGGCCTCACGGCCCCCGTACGGGCACGGAGAACCGCTCGAACACCTCGCCGTCGGGGGTAACCAGTTTCCCCGAGAGCCCGTCGTCGGTTCGCGTCACCTCGGCGTGTGCCGGCCGGTTCCCCCGAGGTTGTGCGTAACTGCCCGGGTTGAGCAGCGGTACCGCCCCCGAGTCGTCGAACTCGGGGCGGTGGCTGTGGCCGAAGACGACGAGGTCGGCGTCGCGTTCGCGCCCGAACATGACGAGCCCGGTGGCGCCGCTCCGGCTGCGGTGGCGCACGGCGATCGTCGCGCCCTCGTAGCCGACGACGCGCTCGCGCGGGAGCCGGTCGCGCAGCGCCGCGTCGTCGTTGTTGCCGGTGACGCCGTACACCGTCGCCGCCTCGCGCTGCAGGTCGTCGAGCACCGGCTCCCGGTAGAAGTCGCCGGCGTGGATCACCGCGTCGGCGTCCCGGACCGCATCGAGGGTCCGTCCGCGGAGCCGATGGTCGTCCGTCGCGTGGGTGTCGGAGATGACGACGAGCATACCGACCGGAGGGGACGGGCGGTCCTAACGGTTCGGGAGGTCGGCGTCCGCGGCTCCCCGGGGTTGATTACGGTCGACGGCGACGTGCCGACAATGGCTGGAGGAAGCAGGTCCGTCGTCATCGCCGCGCTGATCGCCAACGGCTCCATCGCGGTCATGAAGTTCTTCGGCTTCCTGCTGACCGGGTCGCCGTCGATGCTCTCGGAGACGTATCACTCCATCTCCGACACCGGGAACCAGGTGTTGCTGCTGGTCGGCCTCCGGTACTCCGGCAGGGAGGCGAACCGTTCGCACCCGTTCGGCTACGGCAAGGCGCAGTTCTTCTACGCCTTTCTCGTCTCGGTGCTGCTGTTCGGCATCGCCGGCTGGGAGTCGCTGAAACACGGATACGACGCGCTGCTTCACCCCGGACACGGCGGCGAGCGCGCCGACGTGATCCTCGCTGGGATCAACTTCACCGAACTGGTGCCGGTCGACCCGTTCTGGATCAACGTCGTCGTCCTCCTGGGCGCCATCGTGTTCGAGGTCTACGCGCTCGCGAAGGCGAACGCGGAGCTCCAGCGGCAGATCGAGACGTACGGCTGGTCGGGGGTCCGCGAGGCGTTCTCGAAGACCAGCGACGTGACGACCCTCACCGCCTTCACCGAGGACGCCATCGCGCTGGCCGGTGCCGCCGTCGCGCTCGTCGGCATCACGCTGGCGCGGTACCTCGACATGCCGATCTTCGACGCGATCGCCTCGCTCGTCATCGGCGGGCTGTTGATGGGCTTCGCCGTCGCGCTCGCCTGGGAGAACAAGCGGCTGATCCTCGGGGAGTCGCTCCCGGCGGGCGTGGAGGAAACGCTCCGGTCGGCGATCGCCGATCACGAGGGCGTCGTCCACGTCGACGGGTTCCGGACGGTGTTCGTCGGGCCCGGCGAGGCGCTGGTCACCGCGGACGTGAGCTTCGACGGCGACGCGGCGGCCCGCGGCGTCGACGAGGACATCACGCAGATCGAGGCAACGCTTCGGGACCTCGACGACCGCGTCCGGATCGTCTACATCGAGCCGGAAGTGTGAGTCGCGCGATCGGGGCCGGACGGCACGGCTCTGGTTCGCCTATTCGTTCGCCAGCGCCAGCGACGCCAACAGCGCCTCCAGCTGCACCTGCTCGTTGGCGCCCTCGGTGATCCGGAAGTCGGCGTCGCCGATGCGCTCCATCAGCCGCACCGCCTCGCGATCCGAGAGGTCGAACTCCCACACCGAGCGGTGGAGCTGGTCGATGATGTCGCCGCCGGCCATCCCCGTCTCGGTGAGCAGCGTGTCGAGCGTCGCCCGCGACTTCGAGAAGTCGCCGGCGAGCGCGTCCTCGACCATCGCCTCGATCTCCTCGGGGCGCGCCGTCGCGGTGATCTCGTAGACGGTCTCCTCGTCAACGACTTCCCCCGTGGTCGCGGCCGCCTGGAGGGAGTTGATCGCGCGGCGCATGTCGCCGTCGGCGGCGTACACCAGCGCGTCGAGCCCCTCGTCGGTGATCTCGATGTCCTGGTCGGCGGCGATGTCCCGGACCTGCGCCGCGACGGCCTCGTCAGACAGCGGCGAGAAGCGGAAGACGGCACACCGCGACTGGATGGGGTCGATGATCTTCGAGGAGTAGTTACACGACAGGATGAAGCGCGTGTTGTCGGAGAACTGCTCCATCGTCCGCCGGAGCGCCGACTGCGCGTCGTCGGTGAGGGAGTCGGCCTCGTCGAGGAAGATGACCCGGTAGTCGTACCCGCCGAACGACGAGCGCGCGAAGTTCTTGATCCGGTCGCGCACCACGTCGATCCCGCGCTGGTCGGAGGCGTTGAGCTCCAGGAAGTTCGTCCGCCAGTCGTCGCCGTAGATCGTCTTGGCGATGGCGACCGCCGAGGTCGTCTTCCCGACGCCGGCCGGCCCCGCGAACAGGAGGTGCGGCAGGTCGTCCTGTTCGATGTAGCTTTGCAGTCGCGAGACGATCTGCTCGTGTCCGTACACGTCCTCCAGCGTCTCCGGGCGGTACTTCTCGATCCAGACCTCCCGCCCGGGCGCGGGGCCGGCGTCGTCCCCGTCGCCGGCCTCGGTCGCCTCCGCGTCGTCGGCCTCGCTCATGGACGGTGGTCGGCGGCCCGGGGGGATAAACGCCCCGAGATACCGCCCCCGGTACCCTGGACCGACGCGCGCCGTCGGTAACGGGTGCCCGCGGTCGGGGGCGCCAGAGCGCACGCGACGGCAACGCTGAAAGCCGCGCGGCGGCGACTGCGGACATGGACGTGACCTGCGAGGTCGTCGGCGAGGGGACCGAGACGCTCGCGCTCGACGACGGCGCGACCTACGCCGACGTGTGCCGGGCGGTCGGCTACTCCCCCCACGAGGTAACCGTGCTCGTGGACGG
This genomic stretch from Halobaculum roseum harbors:
- a CDS encoding ArsR/SmtB family transcription factor, producing MADMPSSIPGIGGPWSRGDDGDRDPRVIGVDGDDADAVLAALSSDTARAILSALHDSPGPASDVADRVDTSLQNTQYHLKRLRDAGVVEVVDTVYSQKGREMDVYAPADGPLVLVAGPESEASGIRATLSRLLGGIGAVGLGAVVVETALGGPFAPTVGFGSAGGADGAAGDGTDVSVESTNATATEAPADDAATPTPTESAGDGGMGIQEATETAAETATPAATPTPDPTATEVARDTTYAVAADAGPTLVDQLAASPGFLFLCGGLLALAVVALVARRRGGA
- a CDS encoding metallophosphoesterase yields the protein MLVVISDTHATDDHRLRGRTLDAVRDADAVIHAGDFYREPVLDDLQREAATVYGVTGNNDDAALRDRLPRERVVGYEGATIAVRHRSRSGATGLVMFGRERDADLVVFGHSHRPEFDDSGAVPLLNPGSYAQPRGNRPAHAEVTRTDDGLSGKLVTPDGEVFERFSVPVRGP
- a CDS encoding acyl-CoA dehydrogenase family protein, which produces MLDYVGLEADLSAEEKLIRDTAREFVAEEVAPDIADHYEAGTFPTDLIPEMGELGFYAPNLEGYGSPNVSERAYGLLMQELEACDSGLRSMASVQGALVMYPIHAFGSDAQKEEWLPALGQGEVVGCFGLTEPEHGSNPSGIETRAERDADGFVLNGEKTWITNSPIADVAVVWAKLTSDDGSPVRGFLVETDRDGVKTPKIEEKLSMRASVTGGIVLDDVRVPEGNVLPDVTGMKGPLSCLTQARYGIAWGAVGAARDCFETAREYQTERDQFGGPIARFQIQQEKLAEMATQITLAQLLAYRLADLKERGDLRPQQVSMAKRNNVRMARDQARVAREMLGGNGITTDYSPMRHMSNLETVYTYEGTHDIHSLILGEDLTGIAAFE
- the samp2 gene encoding ubiquitin-like small modifier protein SAMP2 translates to MDVTCEVVGEGTETLALDDGATYADVCRAVGYSPHEVTVLVDGSPVPEDAPVEATELKVLRLIKGG
- a CDS encoding replication factor C small subunit, translating into MSEADDAEATEAGDGDDAGPAPGREVWIEKYRPETLEDVYGHEQIVSRLQSYIEQDDLPHLLFAGPAGVGKTTSAVAIAKTIYGDDWRTNFLELNASDQRGIDVVRDRIKNFARSSFGGYDYRVIFLDEADSLTDDAQSALRRTMEQFSDNTRFILSCNYSSKIIDPIQSRCAVFRFSPLSDEAVAAQVRDIAADQDIEITDEGLDALVYAADGDMRRAINSLQAAATTGEVVDEETVYEITATARPEEIEAMVEDALAGDFSKSRATLDTLLTETGMAGGDIIDQLHRSVWEFDLSDREAVRLMERIGDADFRITEGANEQVQLEALLASLALANE
- a CDS encoding cation diffusion facilitator family transporter encodes the protein MAGGSRSVVIAALIANGSIAVMKFFGFLLTGSPSMLSETYHSISDTGNQVLLLVGLRYSGREANRSHPFGYGKAQFFYAFLVSVLLFGIAGWESLKHGYDALLHPGHGGERADVILAGINFTELVPVDPFWINVVVLLGAIVFEVYALAKANAELQRQIETYGWSGVREAFSKTSDVTTLTAFTEDAIALAGAAVALVGITLARYLDMPIFDAIASLVIGGLLMGFAVALAWENKRLILGESLPAGVEETLRSAIADHEGVVHVDGFRTVFVGPGEALVTADVSFDGDAAARGVDEDITQIEATLRDLDDRVRIVYIEPEV